One region of Salvelinus namaycush isolate Seneca chromosome 3, SaNama_1.0, whole genome shotgun sequence genomic DNA includes:
- the LOC120044603 gene encoding permeability factor 2-like — translation MSIRMSASLVVVLLALLTITEGMSLRGVGADLRCRCIETESRHIGKLIKKIEMFPPSSHCRDTEIIATLSKSGQEICLDVSAPWVKRVIEKMLANNK, via the exons ATGAGCATCAGAATGTCAGCCAGCCTTGTCGTTGTGCTCCTGGCCCTCCTGACCATTACTGAGG GGATGAGTCTGAGAGGCGTGGGGGCTGACCTGCGATGTCGCTGCATTGAGACGGAGAGCAGACATATTGGTAAACTCATTAAGAAGATAGAGATGTTCCCTCCCAGCTCGCACTGCAGagacactgagatcat TGCCACTCTGAGCAAGAGTGGTCAGGAGATTTGTCTGGATGTCAGCGCTCCTTGGGTCAAGAGGGTCATTGAGAAGATGCTGGCCAA CAACAAATGA